The Persephonella sp. KM09-Lau-8 nucleotide sequence GCAAGAAGGGTGGATGCTAATAAGGGAAGAATTAGGAGAGAATGCTATTATTATCTCCATAAAAGAGTCCAATGGAGAATTTGAAATAATAGCAGCCAGCCCTGAAAAGAGCATTCAAAAACCTAAAAATCTTCTTTATGAGACCTTTAAAAAATCATTTAAGGATGAAAAAGATATATCAGGATACGAAAAACTAATAGATTTACTCACAAAACTAAAAAACACAGATTTACCTGATAAAGTTTTAACTGAAATTCAGGATGAAATTTTCAAAATTTATACTCCTGTTATAGAAGGGATTAAAAAAGTAGATATTTCAAACAGAATAGAAAGGACTCCCCTACGAAAAAAATACATAAATATTCTCGGAAATATATCATCAGGAAAAAGCACAACCATTGCAAAACTGGCTTCAATTCTGAACTTTGAAAGGAACAAAAAAATAGCAGTAGCATCCTTTGATTATTACAAAGTTGGTGGTTCAGAAAGTTTAAAGCGTTTCGCAGAAATGATGCAGATACCCTTCTTCTTTATAAAGAATGAAAAAGAGTTAATCCTTTATAAAAATGCTTTTGATGAGTATGAACATATTATCTTTGATACTCCAGGGAATATTAAAAATTTAGTTGAAATTGAAAAGCTAATGACTTTTATCACTTCCAGTCCAGAAGCAGAAAATATCTTAACAATACCTTTAACAAAAAAAGAATCGCTTATTGATAAAGATATCAGATATTTCAGCAAATTTAAGATACATCATCTAATATTAACCAAATATGATGAGATACAAACCTATACTCCACTTTACTTTATTCTTTCCCATTACGATTACAGGATTAGCTATATAACAAATGGACTTGAAGTTCCACAGGATATTACAACTGCAGATGAAATTTTATCCAGAATTGCAGAGGTGATTAACTGATGAGAGACCAGGCTGAAAAACTTAGAGATATGGTAAAAAATAGGAAATCACTTGATTTTCAGGTTATATCTATAACCTCTGGTAAAGGTGGAGTCGGAAAAACAAGTTTTACTGTAAATCTGGCCTATCAGCTTCAAAAAGCTGGTAAAAGTGTTCTTATACTTGATGCTGACCTTGCCCTTGCAAATGTGGATATTATTCTGGGAGAACGTCCTAAATACAACCTCCTTCATCTTTTATCAGGAGAAAAAAATATAAATGAGATTATCTGGGAATCAAAATACGGGATAAAATTCATTCCTGCATCCTCAGGATTTGAGGAACTGGCAAATCTTCCACAGGAAAAACAGATACAGATAATAAACTCTTTTCAGGAGATATATTACAACTTTGACATAATGCTGATAGACACATCAGCAGGAATATCTGAAAATGTAATTAATTTCTGCCTTGCTTCAGACAGAACAATTGTTATAACTACTCCTGACCCAACAGCACTGGCAGACTCTTATGCAATATCACGGATACTCCTGAACTACAAATCAGACAATATGGATTTAGGCCTTGTTGTAAATCTGGTGGAAAGCGAAGAAGAAGCAGAAAAAATGTATAGAGGAATGAACAATATACTGAGAGAGTTCACAGGAAAGGAAATCAGTTATTACGGATTTATCAGAAAGGATAAAAAACTATCAGAATCTGTAAGAGACAGATATGTCTTATCTGCTGTAAATCCAAAAGCCACTTACAGTCAGGATGTTGAAGCAATTGCCAGATACATCATCGATGGCAAAAGACCAATAAGGAAAGAAAATTTCTGGAATAGATTTCTAAATAATCTTAAAAACTTAAAACTTGATTAGGAGGAGAGGCCATGAAAATATCTACGAAAGAAAGAAATGAAATAATAATGGAATTCCTTCCAAAAATTCACTATATAGTCCAGTCTATAAAGCAGGAAAATTTACCTCCTACAATTACAGAAGAAGACCTTGTTAATACAGGAGTTCTTGGTCTTATAGATGCAATAAATAAATATGATCCTAACAAAGGGGTTAAACTATCCACATACGCAGAAATAAGAATTAGAGGGCATATCATAGATAGCTTAAGAAAACTTGACTGGGTGCCAAGAAATGTTAGACAAAAAGCAAGACATATAGAAACAGCCATTCTGGAAGTAGAACAAAAACTTGGTAGAGAAG carries:
- a CDS encoding MinD/ParA family protein, whose amino-acid sequence is MRDQAEKLRDMVKNRKSLDFQVISITSGKGGVGKTSFTVNLAYQLQKAGKSVLILDADLALANVDIILGERPKYNLLHLLSGEKNINEIIWESKYGIKFIPASSGFEELANLPQEKQIQIINSFQEIYYNFDIMLIDTSAGISENVINFCLASDRTIVITTPDPTALADSYAISRILLNYKSDNMDLGLVVNLVESEEEAEKMYRGMNNILREFTGKEISYYGFIRKDKKLSESVRDRYVLSAVNPKATYSQDVEAIARYIIDGKRPIRKENFWNRFLNNLKNLKLD